In the Mus pahari chromosome 19, PAHARI_EIJ_v1.1, whole genome shotgun sequence genome, one interval contains:
- the Gtpbp3 gene encoding tRNA modification GTPase GTPBP3, mitochondrial, producing MWRGLSALATQAAWAPLRLCARCSTSAESLVPSSTIFALSSGQGRCAIAVIRTSGPASGLALRSLTAPQEPPPARRACLRLLRHPCSGEPLDRSLVLWFPGPQSFTGEDCVELHVHGGPAVVSGVLQALGSVPGLRPAEAGEFTRRAFAHGKLSLTEVEGLADLIHAETEAQRRQALRQLDGELSQLCQAWAKTLTKALAHVEAYIDFGEDDNLEEGVLEQADRDVRALEVALGSHLRDARRGQRLLSGASVVVAGPPNAGKSSLVNLLSQKPVSIVSPEPGTTRDVLETPVDLAGFPVLLSDTAGLREGVGAVEQEGVRRARHRLEQADIILGVLDASDLTSSSSCSFLDTVVAPLLAQSHDSGGRRLLLLLNKSDLLPANAPACGTALPPHLLLSCHTGAGMDGLLQALKTELAAVCGDPSTGPPLLTRARHQYHLQGCLEALGHYQLATDLALAAEALRQARRQLSHLAGGGGTEEILDLIFQDFCVGK from the exons ATGTGGCGTGGGCTGAGCGCCCTGGCGACCCAGGCGGCGTGGGCGCCCCTCAG GCTGTGCGCACGCTGCAGCACCAGTGCAGAGTCCTTAGTCCCCAGCAGCACCATCTTCGCACTCAGCTCCGGCCAGGGACGCTGCGCCATCGCAGTGATCCGCACCAGCGGTCCAGCTAGCGGGCTCGCTCTCCGCAGCCTCACGGCGCCCCAGGAGCCGCCTCCTGCCCGCAGAGCCTGCCTGCGCCTTCTCCGCCACCCGTGCTCTGGGGAGCCACTGGACCGCTCACTAGTCCTCTGGTTCCCAG GCCCCCAGAGTTTCACGGGTGAGGATTGCGTGGAGTTGCACGTACACGGAGGTCCTGCGGTGGTTAGCGGTGTCTTGCAGGCATTGG GTAGTGTGCCAGGACTGCGGCCAGCCGAGGCCGGAGAGTTCACCAGGAGGGCATTTGCCCACGGCAAGCTGAGCCTGACTGAAGTGGAGGGACTGGCAGATCTTATCCATgcagaaactgaggcccagcGTCGACAGGCCCTGAGGCAGCTGGATGGGGAACTGAGCCAGCTGTGCCAGGCCTGGGCAAAGACCCTCACCAAG gctcTGGCTCATGTGGAGGCCTACATTGACTTCGGAGAGGATGATAATTTGGAAGAGGGTGTGTTGGAGCAGG CAGACAGAGATGTTCGAGCCCTGGAGGTGGCGCTGGGTTCCCACCTGCGAGATGCTAGGCGTGGACAGAGGCTCCTCTCGGGGGCAAGTGTTGTGGTCGCGGGACCGCCCAATGCGGGCAAGAGCAGTCTGGTGAATCTACTCA GCCAGAAGCCAGTGTCCATTGTGTCCCCAGAGCCTGGGACCACCCGTGATGTGCTGGAGACTCCTGTGGACTTGGCTGGGTTCCCTGTCTTGCTGAGCGACACCGCGGGGCTTCGGGAAGGTGTGGGCGCTGTTGAGCAGGAGGGTGTGCGCAGGGCCCGCCACAG GCTGGAGCAGGCTGACATCATTCTGGGGGTGCTGGACGCCTCCGACCTGACCTCCTCATCCAGCTGCAGCTTCCTGGACACGGTGGTAGCCCCACTGCTAGCACAGAGCCATGACAGCGGTGGGCGGcgcctcctgctgctgctcaaCAAATCTGACCTCCTGCCTGCTAACGCCCCGGCCTGCGGCACAGCCCTGCCCCCTCACCTGCTCCTGTCCTGCCACACAGGGGCCGGGATGGACGGCCTCCTGCAGGCCCTGAAGACCGAGTTGGCTGCAGT GTGTGGGGACCCATCCACAGGACCACCGCTCTTGACCCGGGCCAGGCACCAGTACCACCTCCAGGGCTGCCTGGAGGCCCTGGGCCACTACCAGCTGGCCACAGACCTGGCTCTGGCTGCCGAGGCCCTGCGCCAGGCTCGGAGACAACTAAGCCACCTTGCAGGTGGAGGGGGAACCGAGGAGATCCTGGATCTCATCTTCCAGGACTTCTGTGTGGGCAAGTGA